The Stomoxys calcitrans chromosome 3, idStoCalc2.1, whole genome shotgun sequence genome includes a region encoding these proteins:
- the LOC106081152 gene encoding cuticle protein 7, whose amino-acid sequence MKLICISFVLAVCSAVSAGLIGHPAVEIHADSPPHYEFQYAVHDAHTGDIKDQFEHRRGEYVTGRYSLVEPDGQRRIVDYSSDPLLGFSAHVRRELAGIHASAPVVEDWPAPAHRR is encoded by the exons ATGAAACTCATT TGCATTTCATTTGTCTTGGCTGTATGCTCTGCTGTCAGTGCCGGTCTAATTGGTCATCCGGCGGTGGAAATTCACGCCGACAGTCCTCCCCACTATGAGTTCCAGTATGCTGTGCACGATGCCCACACCGGAGACATAAAAGATCAGTTTGAACATCGCCGTGGTGAATATGTAACCGGACGATATTCCCTTGTAGAGCCCGATGGTCAGCGTCGCATTGTGGACTATAGCTCTGATCCCCTGCTTGGATTCTCGGCCCATGTGCGTCGAGAATTGGCCGGAATTCACGCCTCTGCACCCGTCGTCGAAGATTGGCCTGCACCTGCTCATCGTCGCTAG